Proteins from one Choloepus didactylus isolate mChoDid1 chromosome 4, mChoDid1.pri, whole genome shotgun sequence genomic window:
- the LOC119532253 gene encoding cytochrome c oxidase assembly factor 3 homolog, mitochondrial-like, giving the protein MVESGAGDPLGTKNGRAPFAQCIDPTWEKLTPAQLQFMRQVQVAQWQKTLPQRRTQNLVTNLGIRALVLAIYGYTFYSVSQERFLEELKDEAKGA; this is encoded by the coding sequence ATGGTGGAGTCTGGAGCTGGTGACCCTTTGGGTACTAAGAATGGAAGGGCCCCCTTTGCTCAGTGCATCGATCCGACTTGGGAAAAACTGACTCCTGCGCAACTGCAATTCATGCGGCAGGTGCAGGTAGCCCAGTGGCAGAAAACTCTGCCACAGCGGCGGACCCAGAACCTTGTGACCAACCTGGGCATCAGGGCCCTGGTATTAGCTATTTATGGTTACACTTTCTACTCTGTGTCCCAGGAGCGTTTCCTAGAGGAGCTGAAGGACGAGGCCAAAGGTGCCTGA